The sequence TCGCCCACACCGGGGAAAATCACCTTATCGGCAGCACGGATCGTGGCCTCATCGTCGGTCAGTTCGTAACTGACGCCAATTCGGTCCAGCGCATACATCACCGATTGCACATTGCCAGCGTTGTATTTAATGATAACGGTCTTCATGAGGGCCAATAAAAAACCCGGCTCTGGGCAGAACCGGGCTACGTAGTTTCGTGAATCAGACAGGTCAGTCACAAAGCATACAGCGGTCTGCATCAGCAGGCGAGCCGATGATGGACAGCATAGTGAGCGATGTGAGTTGCTGAGCAGTGATTCATGCCGCAAAATTACAACAGCTTGCCGGGAAGTGCAATGTAACGGGCCACCTGCCGCCTTCTTTTGACGAAATGGTAGCAAGCAACCCCGTTTTGTCGCTTACTTTTGTGCCCACTCGTAACTAAAGGATATGAAGACGGCGTTGATTTGTGGCATTTCGGGACAAGATGGGGCTTACTTAGCCAAATTATTGCTTGAGAAAGGCTATCAGGTTTACGGTGGGTCACGCGATGCCCAGATGTCATCCTTCCGAAACCTGGAGCGCTTGGGCATCCGAGAGGCTATTCAGGTCGTTTCGGTCAGCATCAATGACTTTCGCAGTGTGCTGCAAACGCTGCAAAAGGTACAGCCCGACGAAGTCTATAATCTGGCTGGCCAGAGTTCGGTTGGGCTGTCCTTCGAGCAGCCTGTTGAGACGTTAGAGAGTATCAGTATTGGCACGTTGAACCTGCTTGAGTCAATTCGATTCACCAACCGCCCCATCCGGTTTTACAATGCGGGTTCCAGTGAATGCTTCGGCGACACAGGTACGTTGGCGGCCGACGAACATACACCGTTCCGGCCGCGAAGTCCTTACGGCGTGGCGAAGGCGGCGGCGTTCTGGCAGGTAGCCAACTACCGCGAAGCCTACCAACTTCACGCGAGTACCGGTATTCTGTTCAACCACGAGTCGCCTCTTCGGCCCGAGCGCTTTGTCACCCAGAAAATCGTGTCAGCCGCCTGCCGGATTGCCAATGGCAGCAACGAGAAGTTGACGCTTGGTAATGTGGATATTGCCCGCGACTGGGGCTGGGCTCCTGACTACGTGGAGGCAATGTGGCGCATGCTGCAACAGGAGCAGGCCGACGATTTTGTTATTGCCACTGGTCAAACGCACACGCTGAAAGAATTCATCGCCGTTGTTTTCGAGCAGGTCGGCCTGAAATACGAAGAGCACGTCGTATCAGATTCGCAACTGTTCCGCCCAACTGATATTGCGGAGGGGCACGCCAACCCAG comes from Fibrella aestuarina BUZ 2 and encodes:
- a CDS encoding GDP-mannose 4,6-dehydratase, with translation MKTALICGISGQDGAYLAKLLLEKGYQVYGGSRDAQMSSFRNLERLGIREAIQVVSVSINDFRSVLQTLQKVQPDEVYNLAGQSSVGLSFEQPVETLESISIGTLNLLESIRFTNRPIRFYNAGSSECFGDTGTLAADEHTPFRPRSPYGVAKAAAFWQVANYREAYQLHASTGILFNHESPLRPERFVTQKIVSAACRIANGSNEKLTLGNVDIARDWGWAPDYVEAMWRMLQQEQADDFVIATGQTHTLKEFIAVVFEQVGLKYEEHVVSDSQLFRPTDIAEGHANPAKAKQLLGWQARHSMETVAKMMVDAALIRSRPQLA